One stretch of Legionella birminghamensis DNA includes these proteins:
- the alr gene encoding alanine racemase produces the protein MTRPTKVQIDATALLHNVQQVKRHAPGRQIIAMVKANAYGCGLYSVIPVLEGHVDAFGVACIEEALAIKALGACTDCILFQGFFNRDELSLVVEHNLQVVIHQAYQLEWLLAQPLPKPVRVWVKVNTGMHRLGFAAEEVYDVLNALHNCPWVDPQIGLITHLACADELHNPSNQQQLGRFTDLHLPELPLTRSIGNSAAILSLPESHADVVRPGIMLYGISPFKQSCGQDLGLMPVMRFISSLIAVQHYPSGARVGYGGEWQTQKHSKIGVVAVGYGDGYPRHIAANTPVWINGYQAPIVGRVSMDMMTVDLTHLPQAAVGDAVELWGVHIPVESIANAAGTIAYELICQLSPRVRRDKL, from the coding sequence GTGACAAGGCCAACCAAAGTTCAAATTGATGCAACCGCTTTATTGCATAATGTACAGCAGGTAAAACGCCATGCGCCGGGTCGGCAGATCATTGCGATGGTGAAGGCAAATGCCTATGGCTGCGGCCTGTATTCGGTTATTCCCGTACTGGAAGGGCATGTGGACGCTTTTGGAGTTGCCTGCATAGAAGAAGCGCTGGCAATTAAAGCACTAGGTGCATGCACGGACTGTATTTTATTCCAGGGGTTTTTTAATCGGGATGAATTATCGCTGGTCGTTGAGCATAATTTGCAGGTCGTTATTCATCAAGCTTATCAACTGGAATGGCTATTGGCTCAGCCTTTGCCGAAACCTGTACGTGTCTGGGTAAAGGTAAATACAGGGATGCACCGTCTGGGATTTGCGGCTGAAGAGGTCTATGATGTGCTCAATGCCTTGCATAACTGTCCCTGGGTTGATCCGCAAATCGGATTGATAACTCACCTGGCCTGTGCGGATGAATTACATAATCCTTCGAATCAGCAGCAATTAGGACGTTTCACGGATCTGCATTTACCCGAACTCCCACTCACCAGAAGCATTGGTAATTCGGCAGCCATTCTCTCTTTACCTGAGAGCCATGCCGACGTGGTTCGCCCTGGAATCATGCTATATGGCATCTCGCCCTTTAAGCAATCATGCGGTCAGGATCTCGGTCTCATGCCCGTAATGCGGTTTATCTCTTCACTTATTGCAGTACAGCATTATCCTTCGGGTGCCCGTGTAGGTTATGGCGGTGAATGGCAAACGCAAAAACATTCGAAAATCGGTGTGGTTGCAGTAGGTTATGGTGATGGTTATCCCCGCCATATTGCTGCCAATACGCCGGTTTGGATTAATGGTTATCAGGCTCCCATAGTTGGCAGAGTATCAATGGACATGATGACGGTTGACTTAACTCATTTGCCCCAGGCGGCGGTTGGCGATGCGGTAGAGTTATGGGGAGTGCATATTCCTGTTGAATCAATCGCTAATGCTGCAGGAACCATTGCTTATGAATTAATTTGCCAGCTTTCCCCACGTGTGCGAAGGGATAAGCTGTAA
- a CDS encoding DEAD/DEAH box helicase, which produces MLKDALSRMAEIFSPAVLMQGEEYQQKNYVLNIRLSDGLLKARVKGKSGQIYDVYADLKSWPRKPARCNCAQVNNCIHAAASFFALQIKENLNVPAPAVSGQKEQSLSSWLQTLRTTEVTAKPRSFTHDILYLLDIRRSHWEHRVLVYPALAKRLKRNGSYGKYLLFNNFTQSKKQYCTAEDEHIINALLLKTNSSGVFDQLSTRNSELLEQILQTERAYVYRDGISQSLTLGEPRELALRWHLNQQGQQHLLMEDVDGQRLAPLLLDKPWYFLESEAELGLLQTSYHSSQLKSILQTPPIELDAADSVVPVINQYDPPLPSPISFIERIQKQGAPKPVIQFDALALDASRSDSASLVSTTDEAAHFLFTIKIIFEYEKTLRVPAKDENTSLIYEESAKLVELKRNAIQEKQYIQDIESILPTRHATIWEKLNCEQALECDNILVHYQSEQDIARLFAQVIPLLKSKGWLVEFNHYVYEELISAEEVEWYSELKESGEDFFSYQLGILVEGKPVNIVPLVVELISGLNLSELDTIPDERLVKLPLRQGKKFQLPMGRIKPLIRFIMQYGLRSIDSENQLQIRRYQFILMQETELALAAAASRWKGGDQLRSQLRQLLGQTSLPEKLPPKGLNASLRDYQLEGLNWLQFLRECRFGGILADDMGLGKTVQTLAHLQLEKEEGRLQHASLIVAPTSLMGNWEAEAKRFTPELKVLVFHGLNRHQDEFDQYDVIVSTYGLIQRDKTRFVNYPFYFLILDEAQFIKNARTKTTQIIQQIQARHRLCLSGTPLENHLGELWSLFHFLMPGLLGDARQFRRFFKIPIEKNADEERRILLANRVQPFMLRRSKNQVARELPDKTEVVQLIELADAQRDLYEAIRITMEQKVREAIARQGMGKSHIVLLDALLKLRQVCCDPRLLSIPEAKIAHGTSAKLDALMDLVVNLTEEGRRILIFSQFTSMLELIEERLKANHLQYLKLTGQTANRHQLVTSFQEGNIPLFLISLKAGGTGLNLTKADTVIHYDPWWNPAAEEQATDRSHRIGQKNPVFVYKLITAGTVEEVILAMQEKKKQLIEGVLGEQTGSLQNLTVKDVEQFFAPLTED; this is translated from the coding sequence ATGCTGAAAGATGCTTTATCACGGATGGCTGAAATTTTTTCTCCTGCCGTGTTAATGCAGGGGGAAGAATATCAGCAAAAAAACTATGTTTTAAACATTCGTCTTAGCGACGGGTTGTTGAAAGCGCGGGTAAAAGGCAAAAGCGGCCAGATTTATGATGTATATGCCGATTTAAAATCCTGGCCCAGAAAGCCTGCCCGCTGTAATTGTGCCCAGGTTAATAACTGCATACATGCGGCAGCAAGCTTTTTCGCGCTTCAAATCAAAGAGAATCTGAATGTCCCCGCCCCCGCAGTTTCCGGCCAGAAGGAGCAATCATTATCAAGTTGGCTGCAGACATTGCGCACAACGGAGGTGACCGCCAAACCGCGTTCTTTCACTCATGATATTCTGTATCTTCTTGATATCCGCAGAAGCCATTGGGAGCACCGCGTCCTGGTTTATCCCGCTTTGGCCAAGCGTTTAAAGCGCAACGGGAGTTATGGCAAATATTTGCTCTTTAATAATTTTACCCAGAGTAAGAAGCAGTATTGTACGGCAGAGGATGAGCATATCATTAATGCGCTTTTGTTAAAAACCAACAGCAGCGGGGTGTTTGACCAGCTTTCCACTCGTAACAGTGAATTACTTGAACAGATTTTGCAAACTGAAAGGGCTTATGTGTATCGGGATGGTATATCGCAGAGCCTGACTTTGGGTGAGCCCCGCGAACTCGCCTTACGCTGGCACTTAAATCAGCAGGGGCAGCAGCATTTGCTAATGGAGGACGTTGATGGTCAGCGATTGGCCCCCTTACTATTAGATAAGCCCTGGTATTTTTTAGAAAGCGAGGCTGAATTGGGGCTATTGCAAACGTCTTACCATTCCAGCCAGTTAAAATCGATTTTGCAAACGCCGCCTATTGAGCTGGATGCGGCGGACAGTGTTGTTCCAGTAATAAACCAGTATGACCCGCCGCTGCCATCGCCTATCTCCTTTATTGAGCGGATTCAAAAACAGGGCGCTCCCAAACCAGTCATTCAGTTTGATGCACTGGCCCTGGATGCATCGCGAAGCGATTCAGCGTCTCTGGTTTCTACAACCGATGAGGCCGCGCATTTTTTATTTACTATTAAAATTATTTTTGAATATGAAAAAACGCTTCGTGTTCCAGCTAAAGATGAAAATACCTCTTTAATCTATGAGGAATCAGCTAAGCTGGTTGAGTTGAAAAGAAACGCCATACAGGAAAAGCAATATATTCAGGATATTGAATCAATTTTACCGACGCGCCATGCCACAATCTGGGAAAAATTAAACTGCGAACAAGCGCTTGAATGCGACAATATTTTAGTCCACTACCAGTCAGAACAGGATATTGCGCGCTTGTTCGCTCAGGTTATACCACTTTTAAAGTCAAAAGGCTGGCTGGTGGAGTTTAATCATTACGTTTATGAAGAGTTGATTTCAGCAGAAGAGGTAGAATGGTATTCTGAATTGAAAGAGTCAGGCGAGGACTTCTTTTCCTACCAATTGGGTATTCTAGTTGAAGGCAAGCCAGTTAATATTGTGCCACTGGTCGTAGAGTTAATTTCAGGATTGAATCTGAGTGAACTTGATACTATTCCTGATGAGCGTCTGGTCAAGCTTCCTTTAAGACAGGGCAAGAAGTTTCAGCTGCCAATGGGCAGGATTAAGCCGTTAATTCGATTTATTATGCAGTATGGTTTGCGATCTATTGATAGCGAGAATCAACTGCAAATCAGGCGGTATCAGTTCATTCTAATGCAGGAAACGGAGCTCGCCCTGGCTGCGGCAGCGTCACGCTGGAAAGGGGGGGATCAACTCCGTTCCCAACTCCGGCAGTTACTGGGCCAAACATCACTTCCTGAGAAGTTGCCCCCAAAAGGTTTGAATGCCAGTCTGCGCGACTATCAGCTGGAAGGTTTAAACTGGCTGCAGTTTTTACGGGAATGCCGGTTCGGCGGCATTTTGGCTGATGACATGGGCCTTGGTAAAACGGTGCAAACGCTTGCTCATTTACAGCTTGAAAAAGAGGAAGGACGTTTGCAACATGCCAGTCTGATTGTGGCGCCCACCAGCCTGATGGGTAACTGGGAGGCAGAGGCGAAGCGCTTTACTCCAGAACTCAAAGTACTGGTGTTCCATGGATTAAATCGACATCAGGATGAATTTGACCAATATGATGTGATTGTTTCGACTTATGGACTGATTCAGCGCGATAAAACACGGTTTGTCAATTACCCTTTTTATTTTCTGATTCTTGATGAGGCTCAATTCATTAAAAATGCCAGAACCAAGACTACCCAGATCATCCAGCAAATTCAGGCCAGGCATAGATTGTGCCTTTCAGGCACACCTTTGGAAAATCATTTGGGCGAATTATGGTCCCTTTTCCACTTCCTTATGCCAGGGCTATTGGGAGATGCGCGCCAATTCCGTCGTTTTTTTAAAATTCCTATTGAGAAGAATGCAGACGAGGAGCGCAGGATATTACTTGCGAACCGGGTGCAGCCTTTTATGCTTCGCCGAAGCAAAAACCAGGTGGCCCGGGAATTGCCCGACAAAACGGAAGTCGTACAGTTAATTGAGTTAGCGGATGCTCAGCGGGATTTATATGAAGCTATTCGTATTACCATGGAACAGAAGGTGCGGGAGGCGATTGCCCGTCAAGGTATGGGGAAAAGCCATATTGTACTCCTGGATGCTTTGTTAAAATTACGCCAGGTATGCTGCGATCCGCGTCTTCTATCGATTCCTGAGGCTAAAATCGCTCATGGTACGTCTGCCAAGCTTGATGCTTTAATGGATTTAGTGGTTAATCTGACTGAAGAAGGCCGGCGCATTCTCATTTTTTCCCAGTTTACTTCCATGCTCGAATTAATTGAGGAACGATTGAAAGCCAATCACTTGCAATACCTCAAGCTCACTGGGCAGACAGCTAATCGTCATCAGTTAGTTACCAGTTTCCAGGAAGGCAATATCCCTTTATTTCTTATCAGTCTGAAAGCAGGTGGCACTGGTTTGAATTTAACAAAGGCTGATACTGTTATCCATTATGATCCCTGGTGGAATCCTGCAGCCGAAGAACAGGCTACCGACCGAAGCCATCGGATTGGCCAGAAAAATCCGGTGTTTGTTTATAAATTGATTACCGCAGGTACGGTTGAAGAAGTGATTCTCGCCATGCAGGAGAAGAAAAAGCAACTGATTGAAGGAGTTCTGGGGGAACAGACGGGTTCCTTGCAGAATTTAACAGTAAAAGATGTTGAGCAATTTTTTGCGCCTCTGACGGAAGATTGA
- a CDS encoding dimethylarginine dimethylaminohydrolase family protein, translating to MFKRAIVRTPAKTMTQGLSNAGLGLPDYHLALQQHQQYIITLENCGVEVLVLPPADDFPDSCFVEDAALLTERMAVLTRPGAESRQGEVELLEESIRRFYSSNIVKIQEPGTLDAGDVLRVENHFYIGLSARSNMEGAKQLITLLNNHGYTASVIPLHKFLHLKTGVSYIGNGYLLVGGELINHPEWEPLKQITVEADEAYAANCILVNDYLLIPSGFSKISLRLKQLGHKLVELDCSEFRKLDGGLSCLSLRF from the coding sequence ATGTTCAAACGAGCAATTGTCCGCACACCTGCTAAAACCATGACGCAGGGTCTTTCAAACGCAGGTCTGGGACTTCCGGATTATCATTTGGCTTTGCAACAACATCAGCAATACATTATTACGCTTGAAAATTGTGGCGTTGAAGTGCTTGTCCTGCCTCCGGCTGACGATTTTCCCGATTCCTGCTTCGTTGAAGATGCTGCCTTACTTACAGAACGCATGGCAGTGTTAACCCGCCCAGGTGCAGAAAGCCGCCAAGGGGAAGTTGAGCTTCTGGAAGAGAGTATTCGCCGCTTTTACTCTTCCAATATTGTAAAAATCCAGGAGCCGGGCACTTTGGATGCGGGTGACGTGTTACGAGTTGAGAATCATTTTTACATTGGCTTGTCAGCACGTTCCAACATGGAGGGGGCCAAGCAGTTGATTACATTGCTGAATAATCATGGCTACACGGCATCCGTTATCCCGCTTCATAAATTCCTGCATTTAAAAACCGGCGTCTCCTATATTGGCAACGGCTATTTGCTGGTAGGAGGTGAGTTAATAAATCACCCTGAATGGGAGCCGCTTAAACAAATCACTGTCGAAGCGGATGAGGCTTATGCCGCAAATTGTATTCTGGTGAATGACTATTTACTAATACCCAGCGGCTTTTCAAAAATCAGCCTTCGATTGAAGCAGTTAGGGCATAAGCTGGTTGAGCTTGATTGCAGTGAGTTTCGTAAATTAGACGGCGGTTTGAGTTGTTTGTCCTTGCGTTTTTAA
- a CDS encoding RT0821/Lpp0805 family surface protein — MKKLMLASLSLSVLLSGCAQVTNEGVGTVTGGVVGGLIGSQFGGGSGKVAAAAGGALLGAYLGGNIGRTMDRLDRLEMQRALESSPSGKAVVWRNPDSGNTYTVTPQKTYYTNSQPCREYTTRALIGGKTQEIYGRACRQADGSWRVVS, encoded by the coding sequence ATGAAGAAACTAATGTTAGCCTCATTATCTTTGTCTGTGCTGCTCTCAGGTTGTGCTCAAGTCACGAATGAAGGCGTAGGGACAGTTACTGGCGGCGTTGTTGGTGGACTGATCGGCAGCCAGTTTGGCGGTGGTTCAGGAAAAGTTGCAGCGGCTGCAGGCGGCGCTTTGTTAGGTGCATATTTGGGCGGAAATATAGGCCGCACGATGGATCGGCTTGATCGCCTGGAAATGCAACGGGCCCTTGAATCGTCACCGAGCGGAAAAGCAGTTGTCTGGCGCAATCCTGACAGTGGCAACACATACACTGTTACACCGCAGAAAACCTATTACACGAATTCACAACCCTGCCGTGAGTACACAACCAGAGCGTTGATTGGCGGTAAAACCCAGGAAATTTATGGAAGAGCTTGCCGGCAAGCGGATGGCTCCTGGCGGGTTGTAAGCTGA
- a CDS encoding CBS domain-containing protein — protein MAHLIYSALPHPRREIIFIKPDLTVTQCVEMMTKGDIGALVVRDEQSLLGLVSERDIIRECLFKNLRPDETPAIDVAWKNVSILSVNDPIEKAMEIITLTKRRHLLITENGELTAILSIGDLLFHLLEDKARTIEQLENYIHTY, from the coding sequence ATGGCTCATCTTATATACTCGGCTTTACCGCATCCCAGGCGAGAAATTATATTCATCAAACCGGACTTAACGGTTACCCAATGCGTCGAAATGATGACAAAAGGGGATATTGGCGCCCTGGTCGTTCGTGATGAACAGTCATTGCTTGGTCTGGTTAGCGAACGTGACATCATTCGCGAATGTCTGTTTAAAAATCTACGCCCTGATGAAACCCCTGCTATTGATGTTGCCTGGAAAAACGTTAGTATTCTCTCAGTAAATGATCCTATTGAAAAGGCAATGGAAATAATTACCCTGACCAAACGCCGTCACTTGTTAATTACTGAAAACGGAGAACTGACAGCCATTCTCTCTATTGGGGATCTGTTGTTTCATTTGCTGGAAGATAAAGCCCGTACCATCGAGCAGCTGGAAAATTATATCCATACTTATTAG
- a CDS encoding peptide MFS transporter, whose product MIVFSQAARSDSSIFDTRKQQTNNIVLITFWSQFAVYALNTILILFLTRPFLEHGLGYSHAEAYAFIGVSQATGYLMPILGGFMADQVLGIRRSILLGGFLLALAYLFVMLSGYSLNEHGDKLFIMAYALVPATNSLLMGTASGLVSHIYSDDAIRAKSAMTYYYMAINVGALLATMIAPALLDSRYGPLSVLTLAFAGKSIAALNFAKKYSLYDNVVYGKDAQPFTRKMAGQLSAYILAIYLFTLFAYSHVHLSIILISIGCGFGILWFLAKTLKLSSTARSKQLIAVLLIVEAIIFFVIYNQMNSTLVLFAKSNSDLQLFGLKISPAHYQILNPLLIILLGTQLPRFYRSIPRFTIPYQFASGTILAGVALLIMALAGSLSVNGLVNGNFIGLTYVLITLAELWVSAIGLSMIGLYCDSKDLAFAMGVWYLASSLSNTIAGKIAGFVAIPKNLPAIESLPVYQDYYLKFGVVAIILGVVMWLLAYVIHGRMRRRHIELV is encoded by the coding sequence GTGATTGTGTTTTCTCAAGCTGCAAGGAGTGACTCTTCCATTTTCGATACACGTAAACAGCAAACCAATAATATTGTGCTCATTACTTTCTGGAGCCAATTTGCGGTTTATGCCTTAAATACTATTTTAATCTTATTTCTGACCCGCCCATTCCTTGAACATGGATTGGGATATAGCCATGCAGAGGCCTATGCATTTATCGGCGTATCACAGGCCACCGGCTATCTCATGCCGATATTAGGCGGCTTTATGGCAGATCAGGTGCTGGGAATACGGCGCTCCATTTTATTGGGAGGCTTCCTACTTGCCCTTGCCTACTTATTCGTGATGCTAAGCGGTTATTCGCTCAATGAACATGGCGATAAACTGTTTATTATGGCTTATGCCCTGGTTCCGGCAACCAACTCCTTATTGATGGGAACTGCTTCTGGTCTGGTGTCCCACATCTATAGTGATGATGCTATCAGGGCCAAGTCCGCTATGACTTATTACTATATGGCCATCAATGTCGGCGCCTTGTTGGCAACGATGATTGCGCCGGCATTGCTGGATAGCCGTTATGGGCCTTTATCCGTTTTAACTTTAGCTTTTGCTGGAAAATCAATTGCTGCATTGAATTTTGCCAAAAAGTACAGCCTCTACGATAATGTTGTTTATGGGAAGGATGCGCAACCTTTTACCCGAAAAATGGCGGGCCAGTTAAGCGCTTATATTCTTGCTATTTATCTCTTTACTTTATTTGCCTATTCACACGTGCATTTATCAATTATTTTAATCAGCATCGGTTGCGGCTTTGGTATACTCTGGTTTTTAGCTAAAACTTTAAAACTGTCATCTACTGCGCGAAGCAAGCAGTTGATCGCAGTTCTTCTCATTGTTGAAGCCATTATATTTTTCGTTATTTACAATCAGATGAACAGTACTTTGGTTCTGTTTGCCAAGAGTAACTCTGATCTGCAGCTGTTTGGACTCAAGATTTCACCGGCACATTACCAAATTCTTAATCCGCTGCTTATTATCTTATTAGGCACGCAGCTGCCGCGCTTTTATCGTAGTATTCCCCGTTTTACCATCCCCTATCAATTCGCCAGCGGCACGATTTTAGCCGGTGTTGCCCTTTTGATCATGGCACTGGCAGGTAGTTTGTCGGTCAATGGCTTAGTCAATGGCAATTTCATTGGCTTGACCTATGTACTTATTACGTTGGCAGAACTTTGGGTCAGTGCAATTGGCCTGAGTATGATTGGCCTTTACTGTGATAGTAAAGATCTGGCATTTGCTATGGGCGTCTGGTATCTGGCAAGTTCCTTATCGAATACCATTGCGGGAAAGATAGCTGGTTTTGTCGCTATTCCTAAAAATCTGCCAGCAATTGAATCCCTGCCTGTTTACCAGGATTATTATCTGAAATTTGGCGTGGTTGCTATCATTCTTGGTGTAGTAATGTGGCTTCTGGCTTATGTAATTCATGGGAGAATGAGGCGACGCCATATTGAACTGGTGTAG
- a CDS encoding glutamate synthetase translates to MDVDDSGVPPYFPIAWDVEEGQIYQWCGCGETKTPPFCDRTDCQKKVLYKSALTETVYFCHCKETKDPPLCDGSHARLLREFMKNRK, encoded by the coding sequence ATGGATGTTGATGACTCAGGGGTCCCGCCGTATTTTCCCATCGCCTGGGATGTAGAAGAAGGGCAAATTTACCAATGGTGCGGTTGCGGGGAAACTAAAACGCCGCCTTTTTGCGATAGAACGGATTGTCAAAAAAAAGTGCTTTATAAGTCGGCGCTGACAGAAACGGTCTATTTTTGTCATTGCAAAGAAACCAAAGACCCGCCGCTTTGCGATGGGTCTCATGCAAGATTGCTGCGTGAGTTTATGAAAAATAGAAAATAA
- the dnaB gene encoding replicative DNA helicase — MLEVKPRKNTPVDTLKRPPHSAEAEQSIIGGLMLDNQAWDKVSTKLCEEDFYRSEHRILFRTIVELSKREQPFDVVTLLDSLKSRNELDNAGGETYLFELANNTPSVANISAYADIVREKSVQRQLINIAGEIADSAYNPVGREVSELLDIAETKVFAIAEQTGGSGGPESIKTIITKAIEKIDALYHNGDAITGMATGLTDLDEMTSGLQPSDLIIVAGRPSMGKTTLVMNMAENVAIQGKKNVLVFSMEMPSDSLAMRMMSSLGRIDQHRIRTGKLEEDDWPRVTSAVHLLSEASLFIDDTPALSPSEMRARSRRLAKEHGQLGLIVVDYLQLMKVPGFKAENRTAEISEISRSLKALAKELHVPVIALSQLNRSLEQRQDKRPVMSDLRESGAIEQDADLICFIYRDEVYHEDSPDKGTAEIIIAKQRNGPIGKVRVAFLGKYTRFEDLAYTGYQGVD, encoded by the coding sequence ATGCTCGAGGTTAAACCCCGTAAAAATACCCCTGTTGACACCTTGAAGAGACCTCCCCATTCAGCCGAGGCGGAGCAGTCTATTATCGGTGGTCTGATGCTTGATAATCAGGCCTGGGATAAAGTTAGCACCAAACTCTGCGAAGAAGATTTCTATCGTTCTGAGCATCGAATACTGTTTCGAACCATTGTTGAGCTATCCAAGCGGGAACAGCCTTTTGATGTGGTGACTCTGCTCGACAGCCTTAAATCCCGAAACGAGCTGGATAATGCCGGCGGTGAAACCTATCTGTTCGAGTTAGCCAATAACACACCCAGTGTGGCCAACATTTCAGCCTATGCCGATATTGTCAGGGAAAAGTCTGTTCAAAGGCAGCTTATTAATATTGCAGGCGAAATTGCCGATTCAGCTTACAATCCGGTAGGTCGTGAGGTAAGTGAATTGCTGGACATAGCAGAAACCAAGGTATTTGCTATTGCCGAACAGACAGGAGGCAGCGGCGGGCCTGAGAGCATCAAGACAATTATTACCAAAGCGATTGAAAAAATTGATGCGCTCTATCATAACGGCGATGCCATTACAGGGATGGCGACAGGCTTGACTGATCTGGACGAAATGACATCGGGGCTTCAGCCTTCTGATTTAATCATTGTTGCAGGTCGTCCTTCGATGGGTAAAACCACCCTGGTTATGAATATGGCTGAAAATGTCGCCATTCAGGGTAAAAAAAATGTATTGGTCTTCTCAATGGAAATGCCTTCCGATTCGCTGGCAATGAGGATGATGTCTTCACTTGGGCGAATTGATCAGCACCGCATTCGAACCGGAAAACTGGAGGAGGACGATTGGCCCCGTGTTACCTCAGCGGTCCACCTGTTGTCAGAAGCTTCTTTGTTTATTGATGATACGCCAGCGCTTAGCCCTTCTGAAATGAGGGCAAGATCACGGCGATTAGCGAAAGAGCATGGCCAGTTGGGACTAATTGTAGTGGATTATCTGCAGTTAATGAAAGTGCCTGGTTTTAAAGCGGAAAACAGGACAGCGGAAATCTCGGAAATTTCCCGAAGCTTAAAAGCCCTGGCTAAAGAATTACATGTGCCGGTGATTGCCTTATCCCAGTTAAACCGAAGCCTTGAGCAGCGTCAGGATAAGCGCCCGGTTATGTCAGACTTACGGGAATCCGGAGCGATTGAGCAGGATGCGGACTTAATTTGCTTTATTTACCGGGATGAAGTTTACCATGAAGATAGCCCCGATAAGGGAACGGCAGAAATTATTATTGCCAAGCAAAGAAATGGCCCAATTGGAAAGGTCAGAGTGGCCTTCCTTGGTAAATATACCCGCTTTGAAGATCTGGCTTATACCGGTTACCAAGGGGTTGATTAA
- the lipA gene encoding lipoyl synthase — protein sequence MSKLKDIPVVVESGRKYTSSQGIIAIKDGIKSAAEEAPRLPKPKWLRIVNNTSPGYFEVKQRVKEHGLATVCEEAKCPNIAECWSHGTATIMLMGAICTRACRFCSVDTGNPRGWLDPGEPENSANTVALMNLDYVVLTSVDRDDLPDGGARHYADSIRAIKRRCPNTKVEALTPDFQGVEEHIAVLLDSGVDVFAQNVETVERLTHPVRDIRAGYWQTLNVLAFAKRYRPDVLTKTSLMLGLGETDEEIIHTMDELRAQNVDILTLGQYLQPTKNHLPVLRYVTPERFLEFREIGLAKGFFEVASGPMVRSSYRADRVFKKDNLGL from the coding sequence ATGAGTAAACTGAAGGATATTCCTGTTGTTGTAGAGAGTGGTAGAAAATATACTAGCTCCCAGGGCATTATTGCAATTAAAGATGGAATTAAATCGGCTGCTGAAGAAGCTCCCCGTTTACCCAAGCCTAAATGGCTTCGCATTGTTAATAATACCAGTCCCGGTTATTTTGAAGTCAAACAGAGAGTTAAAGAGCATGGTCTGGCTACTGTTTGTGAAGAAGCCAAGTGCCCCAATATTGCTGAATGCTGGTCGCATGGAACCGCTACTATTATGCTCATGGGCGCTATATGCACTCGCGCCTGCCGTTTCTGTTCGGTTGATACCGGCAATCCGCGTGGCTGGCTTGATCCCGGGGAACCTGAGAACTCAGCCAATACCGTCGCTTTGATGAATCTGGATTATGTGGTATTAACATCCGTCGATCGTGATGATCTGCCTGATGGAGGTGCCAGACATTATGCAGACAGTATCCGGGCAATCAAACGGCGTTGCCCGAATACTAAAGTGGAGGCCCTGACTCCTGATTTCCAGGGGGTTGAAGAGCATATTGCTGTTTTACTGGACAGCGGTGTAGATGTATTCGCCCAGAATGTTGAAACAGTTGAGCGTCTCACGCATCCAGTGCGTGATATCCGTGCAGGATACTGGCAAACCCTCAATGTACTCGCTTTTGCCAAGCGTTATCGCCCTGATGTACTGACCAAAACAAGCCTCATGCTTGGGCTGGGCGAAACAGATGAGGAAATCATCCATACCATGGATGAATTGCGGGCGCAGAATGTTGATATTTTAACTTTAGGGCAATATCTACAGCCCACAAAAAATCATTTGCCCGTGCTCCGCTATGTAACGCCTGAAAGATTTCTTGAATTTAGAGAAATTGGTTTGGCAAAGGGCTTTTTTGAAGTGGCATCCGGCCCTATGGTCCGCTCAAGTTACCGTGCTGATCGAGTGTTTAAGAAAGATAATCTGGGCTTATAA
- a CDS encoding DUF2147 domain-containing protein: MKQWKVLLTSALFILFSPLALAGASPAGTWTTIDDATGQKRAVVRINVSGGTLSGTIVKVYPQAGDTGICSKCPGGFKGKPIKGLTFVWGLKDQGNGEWSGGSILDPKSGKVYRAKITLQGNKLYVRGYVGVSALGRTQVWVR, from the coding sequence ATGAAACAATGGAAAGTGTTGCTCACCTCGGCATTATTCATCCTTTTTTCCCCTCTCGCATTAGCCGGTGCTTCTCCAGCTGGAACCTGGACGACTATCGATGATGCAACAGGCCAGAAAAGAGCTGTGGTACGCATTAATGTCTCTGGTGGTACATTAAGTGGCACTATAGTAAAGGTTTATCCACAGGCAGGGGATACAGGTATCTGCTCCAAATGCCCAGGTGGATTTAAAGGGAAACCCATTAAAGGCTTGACCTTTGTATGGGGCTTAAAAGATCAAGGCAATGGTGAATGGAGCGGCGGTTCGATCCTCGATCCAAAATCTGGCAAAGTGTATCGCGCTAAAATAACTTTGCAAGGCAACAAACTTTATGTCCGTGGTTATGTAGGGGTTTCGGCTTTGGGACGTACTCAGGTCTGGGTCAGATAA